Proteins from a genomic interval of Plasmodium berghei ANKA genome assembly, chromosome: 6:
- a CDS encoding exosome complex component CSL4, putative — MDNIVLPGEVVGNINNYISGNNTYILNNEIRSTILGKKNISINNENKQIINIDVIKDYTPLPQVGDLVICKVYRVTFNMIYCNIMLTNNKPLKNSLKGYINKSDIHIYEGDLGDNFDCFKQGDIIKAKVLSIGQHSSYKLSTVGSDLGVIIALSEKGDILQPAAWNLMVNLSDMSFEQRKVSNEFSFPCNDYMS, encoded by the exons aTGGATAATATTGTGTTACCTGGAGAAGTAGTTggaaacataaataattatataagtggaaataatacatatatattgaataatgaaataagaTCAACAATATTaggtaaaaaaaatattagtattaataatgaaaataaacaaattattaacattGACGTTATAAAAGATTATACCCCTTTACCCCAAGTAGGAGATCTTGTTATATGCAAAGTATACAGAGTAACATttaatatgatatattgTAACATTATgttaacaaataataagccattaaaaaatagtcTTAAaggatatataaataaaagcgatatacatatatatgaaggAGATTTAGGAGATAATTTTGATTGTTTTAAACAAGGAGACATAATTAAAGCAAAGGTATTATCCATAGGCCAACATTCATCATATAAACTTTCTACTGTTGGATCAGACTTAGGCGTTATTATAGCATTAAGCGAAAAgg GCGATATTTTACAACCCGCGGCATGGAATTTGATGGTCAATTTAAGTGACATGAGTTTCGAACAAAGAAAGGTCTCCAACGAGTTTTCTTTTCCATGCAATGATTACATGTCTTAA
- a CDS encoding pre-rRNA-processing protein ESF2, putative, producing the protein MDNGSDINSNQKQINKENNKHGKVKKNNTEVVENDRTHEMNELTDERFQFNDSLWKHVKKEESKKGIIYLSHIPVGLYPSKIREFFSKYGEIDKIHLNKIKNDENNILSKETNHKKIKYKDGYVEFVNKKDAINVEKLLNNQIISGKKRKNILRDNFWHLKYLKNFTWNDLVSSVLYRNISRQEKFKHALKDMYKTYEEYLEKNMSKKKNKKINDKIETTTTKNKYISKKKKTLSTNKSVKLNFITLKKNDIKDQSQINTNSNNNMEIENKKEKDNIVSSNLLGMFM; encoded by the coding sequence ATGGATAATGGCAGCGACATTAATAGTAAccaaaaacaaattaacaaagaaaataataaacatggaaaggttaaaaaaaacaatactGAAGTAGTAGAAAATGATAGAACACATGAAATGAACGAACTAACAGACGAAAGGTTTCAATTTAATGATAGTTTGTGGAAACATGTCAAAAAAGAAGAATCCAAAAAAGGTATTATTTATCTATCACATATACCTGTAGGATTATACCCCTCAAAAATAAGAGAATTTTTTAGTAAATATGGAgaaattgataaaattcatttaaacaaaataaaaaatgatgaaaataatatattatcaaaagaaacaaatcataaaaaaataaaatataaagatgGATATGTAgaatttgttaataaaaaagatgctataaatgtagaaaaattattaaataatcaaataattagtggaaaaaaacgaaaaaatattttaagagATAATTTTTGGCATCTCAAATATCTAAAAAACTTTACATGGAATGATTTAGTTTCTTCTGTTTTGTATCGAAATATTTCAAGACAAGAAAAATTCAAACATGCCTTAAAAGACATGTACAAAACTTATGAAGAATATCTGGAAAAAAACATGAgcaagaaaaaaaacaaaaaaataaatgataaaatagaaACCACAaccacaaaaaataaatatatttcaaaaaaaaaaaaaacactaAGCACAAACAAATCAGTCAAACTCAATTTTATcactttaaaaaaaaatgatataaaagaCCAGTCACAAATAAATACTAAttctaataataacatGGAAATAGAAAAcaagaaagaaaaagacAATATCGTTTCCTCCAATCTTTTGGGAATGTTTATGTAa